One stretch of Eretmochelys imbricata isolate rEreImb1 chromosome 1, rEreImb1.hap1, whole genome shotgun sequence DNA includes these proteins:
- the GCC2 gene encoding GRIP and coiled-coil domain-containing protein 2 isoform X2 has translation MEVQDAGQDMVASYATPGSGKSKLDTLSKEDLIKFAKKQMMLMQKVKSRCTELEKEIELKSKPAAGGADDIIQALSERLDAVLLEKAEIQQQCVALKKENAKRKQEAEVAVTKTEELQKQLEQSSIDHLKDIEGLKNEVVRAQSKYNEDLAKLQKELQEEVKKQMGLAEQLELHSNQQEETKRLQEEVQQIKHTYEEQILCLNKQLEAISEDKNKEIENLHEVIKNNSEHHYSEINNLHEELIQLKGAHQEEVSELMCQLEATSKEYEEERNQINRRKLDLTEQHLVKEESMKGELCASNEKYEHELEQLREAVNKNKENETDVKDVQGETYVDTKMEEKVKYLEHILKELESQHSILKDELTYMNNVKLKLEEEIQRAKDEYFHEREDLEFKINELQLAKEDHCCVIEKLKSKLQATRHQYDITVKEHNLEVQSLREKQEREISELHQTLLSNSEKENMALVFEIQDLKEQYQKLIQEKEEAVFNYESLRETLETLQTELGESAGKISQEFESMKQQQASDVSELQQKLRSAFNERDVLLETVSRLQEEAEKLSSKQAEVEELKHKIVSFQEANVAMVISLDQKETTVKELEEKVTSLASQKDGILSELKCSAEEVEKLQEMCKKEQEKVLELQQQAEFVNQCNSDLKKNVEDLTETLKEALKEKDENNQKLVQLEEQMEALLLDKKSLLSQTYTLHKENEKINKEKDKISSNLEKVASEKEDWLVFKEQAESLEKRLQIAIEEKDHLTMLLENKQAHALLVKTQLYSLLEQIGSRLSDDDDEEHDAINLLQVVNESLAKMKEEKQSLTLQNDEKVLHLQQKVERLQEENVVQCAELRSLLENVEKEKSLLTEKLEGALSEKAALQLDIQERKSANEKARNENQDLLACIEEISQKLACYESQIQEQQKESFTEEQQNLKLSLEQREAELRNVKAELTSLKDFMEKSSVKNDQQSSVAELQEKIVCLEKQSAEREEKLNKVKVFAVKARKELDSSRKEMQSLREELELVRSEKDQLSTSMRDIIQGAESYKNLLLEYDKQAEQLDLEKERATNLEHQTDDLTRQLQTSTQQQDQLNSANEDLMARIETLQSNVTLLEAQILETQKAKAKVDKELEAEKFLKEQKIKDHSSAVRELEELQLQLQKEKKHLQKTMQELELARRDAQKSTLMDMEMADYERLVKELNQKITDKNNKIEDLEQEIRIQKQKQETLQEEIKSLQSSVLQYEERNSQIKQQLVKTKKELADSRQAENDHLILQASLKGELEASQQQVEVYKIQLAELTSEKHKIQEHLRTSLEQHQRTLSAYQQKIATLQEECNTAKGNLCRLIGHFHTSWLIPSWAMQSIYPGCSSATLTWYEAVVWPVLSLGCYISKRKRVLTPQRSM, from the exons ATGGAG gtgcaAGATGCTGGACAAGATATGGTGGCTTCCTATGCCACACCAGGAAGTGGTAAATCGAAG CTGGATACACTGTCCAAAGAAGATCTCATCAAATTTGCGAAGAAGCAAATGATGCTTATGCAGAAGGTTAAGTCAAGATGCACAG aattggaaaaagagaTTGAACTCAAATCAAAAccagctgctggaggagctgaTGATATTATTCAG GCTCTATCAGAAAGGCTAGATGCTGTTCTTTTGGAAAAAGCAGAGATCCAGCAGCAGTGCGTAGCCCTCAAAAAAGAAAATgctaaaaggaaacaagaagcaGAG GTTGCTGTAACTAAGACAGAAGAACTGCAGAAGCAGTTGGAACAATCAAGCATTGACCACTTGAAAGATATTGAAGGCCTTAAGAATGAAGTAGTAAGAGCACAGTCCAAATACAATGAAGACTTAGCCAAACTGCAGAAAGAACTGCAggaagaagtgaagaaacaaatggGGCTTGCAGAACAGCTTGAACTTCATAGTAATCAACAAGAGGAAACTAAAAGACTACAAGAAGAGGTCCAGCAAATTAAGCATACATATGAGGAACAGATTTTATGTCTGAACAAACAGTTGGAAGCTATCAGTGAggataaaaacaaagaaattgaAAATCTGCACGAAGTTATCAAAAATAATTCTGAACATCACTATAGTGAAATCAATAATCTGCATGAAGAACTTATACAACTGAAGGGTGCACACCAAGAAGAGGTGTCAGAATTGATGTGTCAGCTTGAAGCCACTTCTAAAGAATATGAAGAGGAGCGAAACCAGATAAATCGACGAAAGCTGGACTTAACAGAGCAGCACTTGGTAAAAGAAGAAAGCATGAAGGGTGAATTATGTGCTAGTAATGAGAAATATGAACATGAATTGGAGCAACTAAGAGaagctgtaaataaaaataaagaaaatgagaCAGATGTTAAAGATGTACAAGGAGAAACTTATGTGGacacaaaaatggaagaaaaggtCAAATACTtagaacatattttaaaagaactggAATCTCAACACAGTATATTAAAAGATGAATTAACCTATATGAATAATGTTAAGTTAAAACTGGAGGAGGAAATCCAGCGTGCAAAGGATGAGTATTTTCATGAGAGGGAAGACTTGGAGTTTAAAATTAACGAACTACAACTTGCTAAAGAAGATCATTGTTGTGTAATTGAAAAACTAAAATCAAAGCTCCAAGCAACAAGACACCAATATGATATTACTGTAAAAGAGCATAACCTAGAAGTTCAAAGTCTGAgagaaaaacaagagagagagatttcgGAACTACATCAGACTTTATTGTcaaattcagaaaaagaaaatatggcATTGGTTTTTGAAATACAGGATCTTAAGGAACAGTATCAAAAGCTCATACAGGAGAAGGAAGAAGCAGTGTTCAATTATGAGAGTTTGAGGGAAACGCTGGAAACGCTACAAACTGAATTGGGGGAATCAGCTGGAAAGATCAGTCAGGAGTTTGAGTCAATGAAGCAGCAGCAAGCTTCTGATGTCAGTGAGCTGCAGCAGAAACTCAGATCTGCTTTCAATGAAAGGGATGTTCTTCTTGAAACAGTGAGTCGTCTTCAGGAAGAAGCAGAAAAATTATCATCTAAACAAGCTGAGGTGGAAGAGCTTAAGCATAAAATAGTCAGCTTTCAGGAGGCAAATGTGGCAATGGTGATCTCTCTTGATCAAAAAGAGACCACAGTAAAAGAACTGGAGGAAAAGGTGACTAGTCTTGCCTCTCAAAAAGATGGTATCTTAAGTGAACTGAAATGTTCTGCTGAAGAAGTAGAAAAACTCCAAGAAATGTgtaaaaaagaacaagaaaaggtTCTGGAACTTCAGCAACAAGCAGAATTTGTTAACCAGTGTAACAGTGACCTGAAAAAAAATGTAGAGGATTTAACAGAGACACTAAAAGAAGCTTTAAAAGAGAAGGATGAGAATAACCAAAAGTTAGTGCAATTAGAGGAACAAATGGAAGCTCTCTTGCTTGATAAAAAGAGTCTGTTATCTCAAACATATACTCTTCATAAGGAAAATGAGAAAATCAATaaggaaaaagacaaaataaGTAGTAATCTGGAAAAGGTTGCCTCTGAAAAGGAGGATTGGCTAGTGTTTAAAGAACAAGCTGaaagtttagaaaagagattacAAATTGCTATTGAAGAAAAAGACCATTTAACTATgcttcttgaaaacaaacaaGCACATGCATTACTTGTCAAAACTCAGCTATACAGTTTACTTGAGCAAATAGGGTCCAGACtttcagatgatgatgatgaagaacaTGATGCTATTAATTTACTGCAGGTTGTAAATGAATCCTTAGcaaaaatgaaagaagaaaaacagagcCTTACTTTGCAGAATGATGAAAAAGTTCTTCATTTACAGCAGAAGGTTGAGAGACTTCAGGAAGAAAATGTAGTTCAATGTGCAGAGCTCAGATCTTTGCTGGAAAACGTTGAAAAAGAAAAGAGTCTCTTAACAGAAAAATTAGAAGGCGCTTTGTCAGAAAAAGCAGCATTGCAGCTAGACATCCAAGAGAGGAAGAGTGCCAATGAGAAAGCAAGGAATGAAAACCAAGATCTTCTAGCTTGTATTGAAGAGATCTCTCAAAAACTTGCATGTTATGAAAGCCAAATACAAGAGCAACAGAAGGAATCTTttacagaagagcaacaaaacctAAAACTCAGTCTAGAACAGAGAGAGGCTGAACTTAGAAACGTGAAAGCCGAACTGACTTCTCTAAAG GATTTCATGGAGAAGTCGTCTGTAAAAAATGACCAACAATCTTCAGTAGCAGAACTACAAGAAAAAATTG TATGTCTGGAAAAGCAAtctgcagagagagaagagaagttaAATAAAGTTAAAGTATTTGCTGTGAAAGCAAGGAAAGAACTAGATTCCAGTAGAAAAGAG ATGCAGTCCTTGAGAGAAGAATTAGAGTTGGTACGATCAGAGAAAGATCAGCTGTCTACTTCTATGAGGGACATCATCCAAGGAGCAGAAAGCTATAAG AATCTTTTGCTGGAATATGACAAGCAAGCAGAACAGCTGGATTTGGAAAAGGAGCGAGCAACTAATCTTGAACATCAGACAGATGATCTTACAAGACAACTACAGACTTCAACTCAGCAG CAAGACCAACTAAACTCTGCCAATGAAGACCTTATGGCTCGTATTGAAACTCTACAGTCTAATGTTACACTGCTAGAAGCCCAGATATTAGAAACGCAAAAAGCCAAAGCAAAAGTCGACAAAGAACTGGAAGCTGAAAAATTTCTAAAAGAGCAAAAGATAAAG GACCACAGCAGTGCTGTAAGAGAACTTGAAGAGCTTCAGCTGCAGCTtcagaaggaaaagaaacatCTTCAGAAAACTATGCAGGAACTAGAGCTGGCGAGGCGG GATGCCCAGAAGAGCACACTAATGGATATGGAAATGGCTGATTATGAGCGTTTAGTGAAAGAACTTAATCAGAAGATTAcagataaaaacaacaaaattgaAGATCTTGAGCAAGAGATCAGaattcagaaacaaaaacaagaaacacTACAAGAAGAAATAA AATCTCTTCAATCTTCTGTGCTACAGTATGAGGAAAGGAACTCCCAGATAAAACAACAGCTAGTGAAAACCAAAAAAGAACTGGCAGATTCAAGGCAAGCT GAAAATGACCATCTAATACTTCAAGCATCATTAAAAGGAGAGCTAGAGGCAAGTCAGCAGCAAGTGGAAGTCTATAAG ATTCAGCTGGCTGAACTTACATCAGAAAAACACAAGATTCAAGAACATCTGCGGACCTCTTTGGAGCAACACCAGCGCACTCTAAGTGCTTACCAGCAGAAAATTGCAACCCTACAAGAAGAATGCAACACAGCAAAG